In a single window of the Elaeis guineensis isolate ETL-2024a chromosome 6, EG11, whole genome shotgun sequence genome:
- the LOC105036755 gene encoding LOW QUALITY PROTEIN: protein ACCELERATED CELL DEATH 6 (The sequence of the model RefSeq protein was modified relative to this genomic sequence to represent the inferred CDS: inserted 2 bases in 1 codon) has protein sequence MPKEESMTIETVQTNSNLEVPRSEVQPQRITLNPKLLEAARTGDKDILDKLLRPKDISSGALVGEFAVTIPDDSATQKDASRLLGVTLEGNTVLHIAASRGHLEIAKEICRREISLLAAPNTRLDTPLHCAARVGDDKMVSLIIGFVKEDGIEARRVLTAQNIDDNNALHEAAKYNRVRVATILMEKDTQLASMLNRFKMSPLYLAIVSRSLEVAKVLLKFSFWKEASPTSYAGPEKKTALHAAVLMSPEITRDLLHWKPMLTKDADSLGRTPLHYAASYGDHNIVKLLLENDPSTAYLEDANGLFPIHIAARMENVLVVDQILEHYPNADELLDKEGKNFLHVAFQWKRLDLIRKIISKRPDLRKLLNDQDNNGNTPLHTAVTNSDQSSVHFLLRDKSVYPNIINHHGFTPLDLAYKKLDEDLPFRMDSSEVCIASCLASIKARSSPQELHDLESGELSSDEAKEKPSGDDMFKEKSSRNEGDEIGRQVNLARNLGIAAVLIATVTFAAGFTLPGGYIADDHPGRGTAVLAKDYTFKVFLISDAFALVFSIIATCXAGTSIVDKHSRRRALSWAMLCLWAAFAGMCTAFGMGIYVALAPSCERISIPLCIASLGAPIFAHVVANYNVYRLLGTVRIRQGYRQCIWPTIHLHDKKRLADNSQPSRHVIIFLLLTFGTYAIVFLLAML, from the exons ATGCCCAAGGAGGAGAGCATGACCATCGAAACAGTGCAGACAAATTCCAATCTTGAAGTTCCTCGGAGCGAAGTCCAACCACAACGCATAACCCTGAATCCTAAATTACTTGAAGCAGCAAGAACAGGAGACAAAGATATTCTAGATAAATTGCTGCGACCAAAAGATATTTCTTCTGGGGCTTTAGTAGGAGAGTTCGCAGTGACAATACCAGACGATTCTGCAACACAAAAGGATGCCTCTCGCCTCCTTGGAGTAACACTGGAGGGGAATACGGTCCTCCATATAGCGGCAAGCCGAGGACATCTGGAGATTGCCAAGGAGATCTGTCGTAGAGAGATCTCTCTTTTAGCAGCACCAAATACAAGGCTTGACACTCCGCTGCATTGTGCTGCAAGGGTTGGGGATGACAAGATGGTCTCCCTCATCATCGGATTCGTAAAAGAGGACGGGATCGAAGCAAGGAGAGTGCTGACAGCCCAGAATATAGACGACAACAATGCTTTGCATGAGGCTGCCAAATATAATCGTGTGCGTGTGGCCACAATATTGATGGAGAAGGACACTCAACTAGCAtccatgctgaaccgtttcaaAATGTCTCCCCTTTACCTAGCCATTGTGTCAAGATCTCTAGAGGTAGCCAAAGTCTTACTAAAATTTTCCTTTTGGAAGGAGGCTTCTCCAACATCTTATGCAGGTCCTGAAAAGAAAACGGCACTGCACGCAGCAGTTCTCATGAGTCCAG AAATTACTCGAGACTTATTGCATTGGAAGCCAATGCTCACCAAAGATGCCGATTCGTTGGGGAGAACTCCTCTTCATTATGCAGCTTCATATGGTGATCATAATATAGTGAAGCTATTATTAGAGAACGATCCCTCTACAGCCTATCTAGAAGATGCCAATGGCTTATTTCCTATACACATTGCAGCTAGAATGGAAAATGTTCTTGTAGTTGATCAGATTTTGGAACACTACCCGAATGCAGATGAATTATTGGACAAGGAGGGAAAGAATTTTCTTCATGTCGCTTTTCAATGGaaaagattagatttgatcagGAAAATTATCTCAAAAAGACCGGATCTCCGGAAGCTGTTAAATGACCAAGATAACAATGGGAATACGCCGTTACACACAGCTGTTACAAACAGTGACCAATCGAGCGTGCATTTTCTTCTACGGGACAAAAGCGTATATCCCAACATTATCAACCATCATGGATTCACTCCTCTCGACTTGGCTTATAAAAAGTTGGATGAAGACCTGCCATTCCGGATG GATTCATCAGAAGTTTGCATTGCAAGCTGCTTGGCCTCAATAAAGGCTCGGTCCAGTCCGCAAGAATTGCATGATTTAGAAAGCGGTGAATTATCCAGCGATGAGGCCAAAGAGAAACCATCCGGCGATGATAT GTTCAAAGAAAAATCATCCCGCAACGAGGGCGATGAAATCGGGAGACAGGTGAATTTAGCCAGAAATCTCGGGATCGCAGCGGTGTTAATTGCCACGGTCACGTTTGCTGCTGGCTTCACACTTCCTGGGGGGTACATAGCTGATGATCATCCAGGCCGTGGCACAGCAGTTCTAGCAAAAGACTATACCTTCAAGGTATTCCTAATCTCAGATGCCTTTGCATTGGTCTTCTCCATCATAGCCACATG TGCTGGAACGTCGATAGTTGATAAACATAGTCGTAGACGAGCCCTTTCTTGGGCAATGCTCTGTCTGTGGGCGGCATTTGCTGGCATGTGTACTGCATTCGGAATGGGTATATATGTAGCCTTGGCTCCCAGCTGCGAGCGTATCAGCATTCCTTTATGCATCGCGTCTCTGGGAGCCCCTATTTTTGCTCATGTGGTGGCAAATTATAACGTCTATAGGTTGCTGGGAACAGTAAGAATCAGGCAAGGGTATAGACAATGTATTTGGCCGACCATACACCTGCATGATAAGAAACGTCTTGCTGATAATTCGCAGCCCAGTAGACATgtcattatttttcttcttctcacaTTTGGCACTTATGCCATCGTTTTCCTATTAGCGATGCTCTAG